One genomic window of Pseudomonas chlororaphis subsp. piscium includes the following:
- the cobU gene encoding bifunctional adenosylcobinamide kinase/adenosylcobinamide-phosphate guanylyltransferase — protein MLQLILGGARSGKSRLAEKLAGESGLAVTYIATSQALDGEMNQRIAHHRERRPAEWALIEEPLELARVLREAASAERCLLVDCLTLWLTNLLLLEDAERLASEREALLQCLASLPGEIIFVSNETGMGVVPLGELTRRYVDEAGWLHQALAERCQRVVLTVAGLPLTLKGTAL, from the coding sequence ATGTTGCAACTGATCCTCGGCGGCGCCCGCTCCGGCAAGAGTCGTCTGGCTGAAAAACTCGCCGGCGAGAGCGGCCTGGCCGTGACCTATATCGCCACCAGCCAGGCGCTGGATGGCGAAATGAATCAGCGCATTGCCCATCACCGCGAACGGCGTCCGGCCGAATGGGCATTGATCGAGGAGCCGCTGGAGCTGGCGCGGGTGCTGCGTGAAGCGGCGAGCGCCGAGCGCTGCCTGCTGGTGGATTGCCTGACCTTGTGGCTGACCAACCTGTTGCTGCTGGAGGATGCCGAACGGCTCGCCAGTGAGCGCGAAGCGCTGTTGCAGTGCCTGGCGTCGCTGCCGGGCGAAATCATTTTTGTCAGCAACGAGACCGGAATGGGTGTCGTGCCGCTGGGCGAATTGACTCGCCGTTATGTCGATGAAGCCGGTTGGCTGCATCAAGCCCTGGCCGAGCGTTGTCAGCGGGTAGTGCTGACGGTGGCCGGCCTGCCACTGACTCTGAAAGGAACTGCGTTATGA